CCACCATCGTGATGTCCTCGCACATCCTCACCGAGTTGGAAGGCGCCTGCGACTACCTCCTGTTCGTCGGGCGGACGCGTCCGGCTCGGCGGCGGGGCGCCGTCGCCTCCTTCGCCGAGGTGCACCCCGCCTCCCCTTACTGGCCCCTCCAGCTCGTCGAGACCGGCATCCTCCCGGCCCTCGCCGCCCTCGCCGTGTTCGCCGCCTTCCGGGTCCTGCGCCGCCTGCACGGCTGAGCGGAGCATCCGGCGAGACCCGTCGTCCGGGCCCCACGAGGGGTGGGCCCGGACGACGAACACGTACAGTGACCGCGAGGGCCGCCCGCAGGCACACCGCTTCCTGTACGTCATGTCGCCGTTACCGGCCATTCAGACGCTCTTGCGACCCTCGCGGGATGCAGCCAGCTGTGCCCGCCCCCCGCCGCGACGGGAGAGCCCGTGACCCCGGGTTCCCCGGGCCTTCCGCGATCTTTCCGGGCTCCGACGCGCCTGAGGGGCGCTCCGCGCGGAACAATAGGTCCATGAGCCAGCAGCCCAGCTCCGAGGTCCCCGCCCAGCCGTCCGTCGGCTCGCTCGCCGCGCACCGGCCGCACGCCACCCCGGCGTCCCACGGGGTCGGCTTCTCCACCGCCGCCGACCTGGATCCCGATCTCGACGCCGACGCGGACGCCTACGAGCCCGACCGGGACGGCGACGAGCTGCCCCAGGGGCGGTTCCTGGACCGCGAACGCAGCTGGCTCGCGTTCAACGAACGGGTGCTGGAGCTGGCCGAGGACCCGGCCACGCCCATCCTGGAGCGGGCCAACTTCCTCGCCATCTTCGCCTCGAACCTGGACGAGTTCTTCATGGTCCGGGTGGCCGGCCTCAAGCGCCGCATCGCCACCGGCGTCGCCACCCGCTCCGCCTCCGGCCTCCAGCCCCGCGAGGTGCTGGACCTCATCTGGACCCGCTCGCGCGAACTCATGGCGCGGCACGCCGCCTGCTTCCAGCAGGACATCGCCCCGGACCTGTCCGACGAGGGCATCCAGCTGATCCGCTGGCCGGACCTGACCGAGAAGGAGCAGGCCCGCCTGTTCACCTTCTTCCGGCAGCGCGTCTTCCCGGTCCTGACCCCGCTGGCCGTCGACCCCGCGCACCCCTTCCCGTACATCTCCGGGCTCTCCCTCAACCTCGCCGTCGTCGTCCGCAACCCGGTCAGCGGCCACCGCCACTTCGCCCGGGTCAAGGTCCCGCCGCTGCTGACCCGCTTCCTGGAGGCGTCCCCGCAGCGGTACGTCCCCATCGAGGACGTCATCGCGGCACACCTGGAGGAGCTGTTCCCGGGCATGGAGGTGCTGGCGCACCACATGTTCCGGGTCACCAGGAACGAGGACCTGGAAGTCGAGGAGGACGACACGGAGAACCTCCTCCAGGCCCTGGAGAAGGAGCTCATGCGCCGCCGGTTCGGTCCGCCGGTGCGCCTGGAGGTCGAGGAGTCCATCGACCCGTACGTCCTGGACCTGCTGGTCCGCGAGCTGAAGGTGTCCGACGCGGAGGTCTACCCGCTGCCCGGACCGCTCGACCTGACCGGCCTGTTCGCCATCGCCTCGCTGGACCGGCCGGAGCTGAAGTTCCCCAAGTTCATCGCGGGCACCCACCGGGACCTGGCCGAGGTGGAGTCCGCCTCCGCGCCCGACATCTTCGCCGCCCTGCGCGAACGCGACGTCCTGCTCCACCACCCGTACGACTCGTTCTCCACCTCCGTCCAGGCGTTCCTGGAGCAGGCGGCGGGCGACCCGGACGTGCTGGCCATCAAGCAGACGCTGTACCGCACCTCCGGCGACTCCCCGATCGTGGACGCCCTGATCGACGCGGCCGAGTCCGGCAAGCAGGTCCTGGTCCTCGTCGAGATCAAGGCCCGCTTCGACGAGCAGGCCAACATCAAGTGGGCCCGGAAGCTGGAGGAGGCGGGCTGCCATGTCGTCTACGGCCTCGTCGGGCTGAAGACCCACTGCAAGCTCTCCCTCGTCGTCCGCCAGGAGGGCGACACCCTGCGCCGCTACTCCCACGTCGGCACCGGCAACTACCACCCCAAGACGGCCCGGCTGTACGAGGACCTCGGCCTGCTCACGGCGGACCCGCAGGTCGGGGCGGACCTCTCCGACCTGTTCAACCGGCTCTCCGGCTACTCCCGCCGCGAGACCTACCGCCGTCTCCTGGTCGCCCCGAAGTCCCTGCGCGACGGGCTGATCGCCCGTATCAACAAGGAGATCACCCACCACCGGGCCGGCCGCCCCGCCTACGTCCGGTTCAAGGTCAACTCGATGGTCGACGAAGCGATCATCGACGCCTGCTACCGGGCGGCCCAGGCGGGAGTCCCCGTCGACATCTGGGTGCGCGGGATCTGCGCGATCCGCCCCGGGGTCGCCGGGCTCTCCGAGAACATCCGGGTCCGCTCCATACTCGGCCGCTTCCTCGAACACTCCCGGATCTTCGCCTTCGGCAACGGCGGCGAGCCCGAGGTGTGGTTCGGCAGCGCCGACATGATGCACCGCAACCTCGACCGCCGGATCGAAGCCCTGGTCCGGGTCACCGACCCCGCCCACCGCGCCGCACTCAGCCGACTCCTGGAGACCGGTATGGCCGACACCACCTCCTCCTGGCACCTGGGCCCCGACGGGAACTGGACCCGGCACGCCACGGACGCGGACGGCCAGCCGCTGCGGCACGTCCAGGAAATGCTCATCGACGCCCGGAGGCGCAGGCGTGCGACGCCCTGACCAGCAGACGACGACCCGGCCCACGTCGGATCCCGCCCCGGGGACCGGCACCGACGCCACGGTGGACGCGCCGCCGGACGGGACCACGAGGGCGACAAGCCCTCCCGACGGAACCACGGCGCCGGGGCACCCCGCCGGACCCGGACCCTCCGGAACCAGCCCCGCCGGGCCCGGACCCTCCGGAACCGGCCCCGCCGCGGCCCGCGCCGCAGCAGGCCACCCTGCCGGGGACCTGACCACGGAGGCGGTCCTCGCGCCCTACCTCAGGGGGCAGGCCGCGGACTTCCTGCGCAGCCTGCGCCTGCACCACGAGCACAGCGCCCCCGCCGAGTCCGGGGGCCACGACGCCGCGGCCGCCATCCGCGCACTGCGCCGCGCGGCCCGCCGGATCAGCGGCTCCCTGCACACCTTCCGGGCCGCCCTCGACCCGCACTGGGCCGACCAGCTCCGCGCCGAGCTGGCCTGGCTCTCCGGCGTACTCGCCCGCGAACACGCCTACGCCGGCCGGCTCACCCGGCTCGTCGAGGCCCTGCACCAGCTCTCCGGGCCCGCCCTCCCCGCCGCCCGGGGGGCCAGGGCCGCCGGGGAAGCCGCCGCGTCCGACGCCCAGGGCCGTGCCGCGCTCGGGGTCGGGGCCGCGCGCGCCGGGGCGCTGCTGGAACGCCGCCTCACCCTCGCCCGGACCCGGTCGCACTCCGCCGCCCTCCAGGCGCTCGGCTCCTCCCGGTTCCACGCGGTCGCCGACGCCGTCGCGCTCCTGGCCTCCGACGTGCCGCTGGCCCCCGGCACCACGGCCCGGACCGCCGAAGCCCTCCTGGAGCCCGCCGAACGCGCCGAGCAACGCCTCCTCGCCGCGGTGGCCGCCCTCCCGCCCGCCGACTCCGAGCCGTACAACGAGGCGCAGGACGCGGCGTGGCACCAGGCCCGTCTGCTGCTGCGGCTCCACCGGTACGCCCACGAGGTCGTCCTCGGCGCCGCCTCCCCGGCCCTCGCCTCCTGCGGGCACGCCCTCGACCTGCACCGGGACGCGGTGGAGGCAGCCGCGGCGGCGGCCGCGGCGGCCCGCACACCCCGGATCGCCCCGGCCACGGCGTACGCGCTGGGCGTGCTCCACGCGGACCAGCGCCACGAGGTGGAGGCGGCGCGGGCGGTGTTCCGCGAGACCTGGCCGTATGCCACGGCCCTGACGGCGCCATGAGCGCGGACCCCCGCGGCCCCGTGATCCGCGCCGCGGGATGCGTGCTGTGGCGGCGCGGCCCGGACGGCGGCAGCGTGGAGGTGTGCCTGGTACACCGCCCGAAGTACGGCGACTTCTCCTTCCCGAAGGGCAAGCTCAAGCGCGACGAGGAGCCGCTGGCCGCCGCCGTACGGGAGGTGCTGGAGGAGACCGGGCACCACTGCGCGCCGGGCCCCCGCCTCCCCACCGCGCACTACATGGTGGACGGGCGGCCCAAGGAGGTCGCGTACTGGGCCGCCGAGGCGACCGGCGGCTCGTTCACGGCCAACGACGAGGTGGACCGCATCTTGTGGCTGGCCCCCGACGCCGCCCGCGCCCGGCTCACCCAGCCCCGTGACGTCCGGCAGCTGACCGCGTTCCTGGACACGCTGCCCAGGCCCTGACCACCGCTTCGGACCGGCCCCGCACCCGCCTGCCCGACACGGTTCACCTGCCGTTCACCCTCCCCCGTCGACGGCTTCACCTGTTCTGCCTAATTTCGGACGTACAAGGTGCGCGGCGGCAAGCCACGGCACCCCTCCTCATCGCACGCCGTCGTAGAACGAAACGACCACGGCGGCTCCTGGAAGGAACACCCGAAAGTGAAGCTTCAGCGCAAGAACCGGCTTCGTGCCACCGCGCTCGGTGCCCTCGCCGTCTCCGGCGCCCTGGTCCTCACGGCGTGCGGTTCGGATGACAACACGGGCGGCGGCACGGCCGGCACCGGCGAGAAGACGACCGCCGCGTCGAACGTCGACTGCGGCAAGGCCAAGGGCCAGCTCCGCGCCTCCGGCTCCAGCGCGCAGAAGAACGCCATGGACCTCTGGGTCAAGAACTACATGGCCGCCTGTTCCGGTGTGGAGATCAACTACAACTCGTCCTCCTCCGGCGAGGGCATCGTCGCCTTCAACCAGGGCACCGTCGGCTTCGCCGGCTCCGACTCGGCGCTGAAGCCCGAAGAGGTCGCCGACTCCAAGAAGATGTGCAAGACCGGCCAGGGCATCAACCTGCCGATGGTCGGCGGCCCGGTCGCGATCGGCTTCAAGCTGGAGGGTGTCGACAAGCTCACGCTGGACGCCCCGACCCTCGCCAAGATCTTCGACAGCAAGATCAAGAAGTGGAACGACCCGGCGATCGCCAAGCTGAACGACGGCGTCGACCTCCCGGACAAGGCCATCCAGGCCTTCCACCGCTCCGAGGACTCCGGCACCACGCAGAACCTCGGCAAGTACCTCGGCGCCGCGGCTCCGGACGACTGGAAGTACGAGGCCGAGAAGAAGTGGCCGGCCCCCGGTGGCCAGGCCGCGTCCGGTTCCTCCGGCGTCGCCGCCCAGGTGAAGCAGGTCGACGGCGCGATCGGCTACTTCGAGCTCTCCTACGCCAAGTCCCAGTCCATCCCGACCGTGGACATCAACACCGGTGGCGCCGCCCCGGTCCAGGCCACGTCGGAGAACGCCTCCAAGGCCATCGCCGCCGCCAAGATCAAGGGCACCGGCAAGGACCTGGCGCTCGACCTCGACTACACCACCAAGGCCGAGGGCGCCTACCCGCTGGTCCTGGTGACGTACGAGGTCGTCTGCGACAGCGGCAACAAGCCCGAGACGCTCGACACCGTCAAGTCCTTCCTCTCCTACGCCGCCTCCGACGACGGCCAGAAGATCCTGACCGACGCCGGCTACGCCCCGATCCCGGCCGAGATCAACGCCAAGGTCCGCGAGACCATCGGCTCCCTCTCGTAACACCCCGGGGCGGCCGGGTCCCCACCCGGGCCCGGCCGCCCCGGCCATCCGGTGCACCGCCGCCAGGGGAGCCACGGCTCCCCCACACAGACCGGAAAGACCATGGCTTCCACCACACCCATAGACATGCCACCGGCCCCGCCGGCCCCGCCCGAACGGGCCGGGCTCCCCAAGTCCAGCGGGCGCGCGGGCGACAAGATCTTCCTGGGCCTCTCCCGCGGCTCGGGCATCCTGCTGCTCGTGATCATGGCGTCGATCGCCGTGTTCCTCACCTACCGCTCGGTGCTCGCCATCTCGAAGGACGAGGGAAACTTCCTCACCACCTTCGACTGGAACCCGGCCGGGGACCCCCCGGTCTTCGGCATCGCGGTCCTGCTCTTCGGCACGGTCGTCAGCTCGATCATCGCGATGCTCATCGCGGTTCCGATCGCTGTCGGCATCGCCCTGTTCATCTCGCACTACGCGCCGCGCAAGCTGGCCGCCCCGATCGCGTACGTGGTCGACCTGCTGGCCGCCGTGCCCAGCATCGTCTACGGCATCTGGGGCGCCCTCGTCCTCGTGCCGTATCTGGAGGGCCTCAACCTCTGGCTCGACCAGTTCTTCGGCTGGACGTACATCTTCGAGAAGACCGAGGTCGGCGTCGCCCGCTCGCTCTTCACCGTCGGCATCCTGCTCGCGATCATGATCCTGCCGATCGTGACCAGCGTCAGCCGCGAGGTCTTCCTCCAGGTCCCGAAGATGAACGAGGAGGCCGCGCTCGCGCTCGGCGCCACCCGCTGGGAGGTCATCCGCCTCTCCGTGCTGCCCTTCGGCCGCTCCGGCATCATCTCCGCCTCGATGCTGGGCCTCGGCCGCGCGCTCGGCGAGACGATGGCCGTCGCCACGGTCCTCTCCCCGAACTTCCTCATCTCGCTGCACCTGCTCAACCCGGGCGGCGGCACGTTCGCCCAGAACATCGCGGCCAACTTCGGCGAGGCCGACGCGTTCGGGCGGGACGCCCTGATCGCCTCCGGTCTCGTCCTCTTCGTCCTCACCCTGCTGGTCAACGGCGCGGCCCGGCTCATCATCGCCCGCCGCAAGGAGTACTCGGGGGCCAACGCATGAGCCACGCACCCACCGGCGTCATGGAACGCCCGTCGCCCGCATCGCCCTCCCCGGAGAGCAGCCTCGGCAGCCGCTCCCTGCCCCGCCTCGCACCGCTCGGCTTCGCCGTCGTCTCCGTCGCGCTCGGCGTCGGCATCTCGCTGGCCGCCGGCTGGGAGAGCCGCATCCAGTGGGGCCTGATCTCGGCCCTGCTCTTCCTGGCCATCTCCTACGTCGCCACGACGGTCGTCGAGAACCAGCGCCAGGCCAAGGACCGCCTCGCCACCAGCGTGATGTGGGTCTGCTTCCTGATCGCCGTCGTCCCGCTCGCCTCGCTGCTCTGGACGACGATCGTCCGCGGCGCGGAGCGGCTCGACGGTTACTTCCTCACCCACTCGATGGCCGGTGTGCTCGGCTTCGAGCCCAGCGGCGGCGTCTACCACGCGCTGATCGGCACCCTGGAGCAGGTCGGCATCGCCACGGTGATCTCCGCCCCGCTCGGCCTGCTGACCGCCGTCTACCTCGTCGAGTACGGCAAGGGCTCGCTGGCCAGGGCCGTCACCTTCTTCGTCGACGTGATGACGGGCATCCCGTCCATCGTGGCCGGTCTCTTCATCCTGTCGATCATGCTGATCGCCAACCTGGAGCCCTCCGGCCTGATGGGCGCCCTCGCCCTGACGATCCTGATGATCCCCGTCGTGGTCCGCTCCACCGAGGAGATGCTCAAGCTCGTCCCCAACGAGCTGCGCGAGGCCTCCCTCGCCCTCGGCATCCCGAAGTGGCGCACCATTCTCAAGGTGGTCCTGCCGACCGCGATCGGCGGCATCACCACGAGCGTCATGCTCGCCATCGCCCGTATCGCCGGTGAGACGGCCCCGATCATCCTGCTGGTCTTCGGCAGCCAGCTGATCAACACGAACCCCTTCGCGGGCGCCCAGTCCTCGCTGCCGTTCTACATCTACGAGCAGTACAAGATCGGCGAGGCCGCGTCCTACGACCGCGCCTGGGCAGCGGCCCTGGTGCTGATCGCCTTCGTCATGATCCTCAATCTCGTGGCCCGCGGTATCGCCCGCTGGAAGGCCCCGAAGACCGGTCGCTGACGCGGCCATCAGCGACCTCCGAAAGAAGCAGTGATTCCCATGGCCAAGCGCATCGACATCAGCGGCCTGACCGCCTACTACGGCAGCCACAAGGCCATCGAGGACATCTCGATGACCGTGGAGCCCCGCTCCGTGACGGCCTTCATCGGCCCGTCCGGCTGCGGCAAGTCCACCTTCCTGCGCACCCTGAACCGGATGCACGAGGTCACCCCCGGCGGCCGCGTCGAGGGCAAGGTGCTGCTGGACGACGAGGACCTCTACGCCTCCAACGTCGACCCGGTCACCGTGCGCCGCACGGTCGGCATGGTCTTCCAGCGCCCCAACCCCTTCCCCACCATGTCGATCTTCGACAACGTGGCGGCCGGCCTGCGGCTGAACGGCAGCTACCGCAAGAGCGAGCTGAACGACGTCGTCGAGAAGTCCCTGCGCGGCGCGAACCTCTGGAACGAGGTCAAGGACCGGCTCAACAAGCCCGGCTCCGGCCTCTCCGGCGGTCAGCAGCAGCGCCTGTGCATCGCCCGCGCCATCGCGGTCGAGCCACAGGTCCTGCTGATGGACGAGCCCTGCTCGGCGCTCGACCCGATCTCGACCCTCGCCATCGAGGACCTGATCGGCGAGTTGAAGGAGCGCTTCACGATCGTCATCGTGACGCACAACATGCAGCAGGCGGCCCGCGTCTCGGACCGCACCGCGTTCTTCAACCTCGCGGCGGTCGGCAAGCCCGGCCGGCTCATCGAGATCGACGAGACGGAGCGGATCTTCTCCAACCCGTCGGTCCAGGCCACGGAGGACTACATCTCCGGCCGCTTCGGCTGAGCCACCCCGGCTCCACGCCCCCGATACGGCCTTGCGGTGCTGCATGGCGGTGCCACCACAAGGCGAAAGGGTCCGCCCCCGTACTCGTACGAGTACGGGGGCGGACCCACACGTGTCAGCAGCGGTTTCCCGCCACTCGGCCGAAAGGCGTCAGCCGAAGAGCAGCAGAACCGCCCCGTAGCTCAGCGCGGCGACCAGGGCCGCGGCGGGCATGGTGATGAACCAGCCCAGGATGATGTTCTTCGCGACGCCCCAGCGCACGGCGTTGACCCGCTTGGTGGCGCCGACGCCCATGATCGCGGAGGTGATGACGTGCGTGGTCGAGATCGGCGCGTGGAAGAGGAACGCCGAACCGAACATGATCGAGGCGCCGGTGGTCTCCGCCGCGAAGCCCTGCGGCGGGTCCAGCTCGATGATCTTGCGGCCGAGAGTGCGCATGATGCGCCAGCCGCCCGCGTACGTACCCAGCGAGAGCATCACGGCACAGGCGATCTTGACCCAGACCGGGATCTCGTCGTTCGGGCCCTCGATGTCGGCGATGACCAGGGCCATCACCACGATGCCCATCGTCTTCTGCGCGTCCTGGAGGCCGTGGCCGAGCGCCATGCCCGCCGCCGAGACCGTCTGCGCGATCCGGAAGCCGCGCTTGGCCTTGTGCGGGTTGGCGTTCCGGAACATCCACATGATGCCGACCATCACCAGATAGCCGACGATCAGGCCGACGAACGGCGAGATGAACATCGGGATGACGATCTTCTCCAGCACACCGGACCAGATGACGTCCGTGCCGCCGGCCAGCGCCGCCCCGACCATGCCACCGAACAGGGCGTGCGAGGACGAGGAGGGGAGGCCGTAGTACCAGGTGATCAGGTTCCAGATGATCGCGCCGACCAGCGCCGCGAACAGGATCCCCATCCCCTTCTGCCCCACGGGCGTGGCGATGAGGCCTTCACTGACGGTCTTGGCCACCCCCTGTCCCAAGAAGGCGCCGGCCAGGTTCATCACCGCCGCCATCGCCAGAGCCGCACGCGGGGTCAGCGCCCGGGTGGAGACCGAGGTGGCGATGGCGTTCGCGGAGTCGTGGAAGCCGTTCGTATACGTGAAGCCGAGCGCGACACCGATGGTCACGATCAGCGCAAAGGTGTCCACGAGGTTCAGGACTCCTTGACCGCGATGGTCTCCACGGTGTTCGCGACGTGCTCGAACGCGTCAGCCGCCTCCTCCAGCGCATCCACGATCTGCTTGAGCTTCAGCACATCCATGGCGTCGTACTTGCCGTTGAAGAGGTGGGCCAGCAGTTTGCGGTGGATCTGGTCGGCCTGGTTCTCCAGCCGGTTGACCTCGATCCAGTACTCGGTGAGGTTGTCCATGGTCCGCAGGCCCGGCATGGCCTCGGCGGTCAGCTCCGCCGCCCGGGCCAGCACCTCGATCTGCTGCTCGACGCCCTTGGGGAGCTCCTGGACCTGGTAGAGGACGACCAGGTCGACGGCCTCCTCCATGAAGTCCATGATGTCGTCGAGCGAGGACGCCAGGTTGTAGATGTCCTCGCGGTCGAACGGCGTGATGAAGGAGGAGTTCAGCTGGTGGAAGATCGCGTGGGTCGCATCGTCCCCCGCGTGCTCCGCTGCCCGCATACGCTCCGCGATCTCGACTCGGGAGGCAGAATCCGCCCCGAGCAGTTCCATCAGGAGTTTCGAGCCCGTGACAATGTTGTCCGCGGAGGCGGAGAACATGTCGTAGAAGCTCGTCTCCCTGGGGGTCAGACGAAAGCGCACGTGGGGTCCTCGGGGTGCTTTGGATTCGGTCAGGCTGATGCTAGGCGCATCATCCGGCCACGGCTAACCGGCGTTCTTCAGTGTCGCCCATCGGACACGGCGATCAGCAGGGACCCCCGGTCACGTTTCGGCAGGATTCGTTACCATATACCCGCCAGGGGTATATCAGGACAACGGGAGGACGCAGATGACCACGACCGGAACCGGGGCCGAGGCAGGGATCACGGGGACGGAAGCGGCGGATGCGGCCGCTCCGGACCCGGGGGCGACCGCCGCACCTGTGGACATCGTCACGGACCACGACCGCGGCATTCACGGCTACCACCACCAGAAGGACGAGCACCTCAAACGCCTGCGCCGGATCGAGGGCCAGATCCGCGGCCTCCAGCGCATGGTCGACGAGGACGTCTACTGCATCGACATACTCACCCAGGTGTCGGCGTCCACGAAGGCCCTCCAGTCCTTCGCCCTCCAGCTGCTGGAGGAGCACCTGCGCCACTGCGTCGCCGACGCGGCCGTCAAGGGCGGCGAGGAGATCGACGCGAAGGTCGAGGAGGCCACGAAGGCGATCGCCCGGCTGCTCCGCACGTGACGCGCTACCGCGCGGGCGTCACCCCCGGCGGGCGGCCTGCCGGGGGACCGTCGCCCAGGACTCGGCGCCCCGGACGTCGAGCACTTCGTCGATACGGTCGGGGCTGAGGCGCTCCTCGCCCGCGGCCGAAGCGGCGATCATCAGCTCGCCGCACAGCTCGATCTCGGCGAGGGCCACACAGTCCTGAGCGTTCGGAGCGCTGAGCGTCACCACGCGCGTCACCTCTCTCTGCCGTCCTCCCGGCCGTCACCGGCCTCTGGCACACCGACTCCCCAGCCTAGGGAGCGCGATACGTGCCGCGCATGGCACGGACGGACCATTTTGAGCCCCCTCCCAACCGGCCCCACCACCCGGCCCGTCCCGGTACCCGCGTCTCCCCCACCCCGCCGGACGCCTGCGGCACCCTCAGCCCTG
This sequence is a window from Streptomyces parvus. Protein-coding genes within it:
- the pstS gene encoding phosphate ABC transporter substrate-binding protein PstS; protein product: MKLQRKNRLRATALGALAVSGALVLTACGSDDNTGGGTAGTGEKTTAASNVDCGKAKGQLRASGSSAQKNAMDLWVKNYMAACSGVEINYNSSSSGEGIVAFNQGTVGFAGSDSALKPEEVADSKKMCKTGQGINLPMVGGPVAIGFKLEGVDKLTLDAPTLAKIFDSKIKKWNDPAIAKLNDGVDLPDKAIQAFHRSEDSGTTQNLGKYLGAAAPDDWKYEAEKKWPAPGGQAASGSSGVAAQVKQVDGAIGYFELSYAKSQSIPTVDINTGGAAPVQATSENASKAIAAAKIKGTGKDLALDLDYTTKAEGAYPLVLVTYEVVCDSGNKPETLDTVKSFLSYAASDDGQKILTDAGYAPIPAEINAKVRETIGSLS
- a CDS encoding NUDIX hydrolase, giving the protein MSADPRGPVIRAAGCVLWRRGPDGGSVEVCLVHRPKYGDFSFPKGKLKRDEEPLAAAVREVLEETGHHCAPGPRLPTAHYMVDGRPKEVAYWAAEATGGSFTANDEVDRILWLAPDAARARLTQPRDVRQLTAFLDTLPRP
- the pstC gene encoding phosphate ABC transporter permease subunit PstC produces the protein MASTTPIDMPPAPPAPPERAGLPKSSGRAGDKIFLGLSRGSGILLLVIMASIAVFLTYRSVLAISKDEGNFLTTFDWNPAGDPPVFGIAVLLFGTVVSSIIAMLIAVPIAVGIALFISHYAPRKLAAPIAYVVDLLAAVPSIVYGIWGALVLVPYLEGLNLWLDQFFGWTYIFEKTEVGVARSLFTVGILLAIMILPIVTSVSREVFLQVPKMNEEAALALGATRWEVIRLSVLPFGRSGIISASMLGLGRALGETMAVATVLSPNFLISLHLLNPGGGTFAQNIAANFGEADAFGRDALIASGLVLFVLTLLVNGAARLIIARRKEYSGANA
- the pstA gene encoding phosphate ABC transporter permease PstA, whose product is MSHAPTGVMERPSPASPSPESSLGSRSLPRLAPLGFAVVSVALGVGISLAAGWESRIQWGLISALLFLAISYVATTVVENQRQAKDRLATSVMWVCFLIAVVPLASLLWTTIVRGAERLDGYFLTHSMAGVLGFEPSGGVYHALIGTLEQVGIATVISAPLGLLTAVYLVEYGKGSLARAVTFFVDVMTGIPSIVAGLFILSIMLIANLEPSGLMGALALTILMIPVVVRSTEEMLKLVPNELREASLALGIPKWRTILKVVLPTAIGGITTSVMLAIARIAGETAPIILLVFGSQLINTNPFAGAQSSLPFYIYEQYKIGEAASYDRAWAAALVLIAFVMILNLVARGIARWKAPKTGR
- a CDS encoding RNA degradosome polyphosphate kinase gives rise to the protein MSQQPSSEVPAQPSVGSLAAHRPHATPASHGVGFSTAADLDPDLDADADAYEPDRDGDELPQGRFLDRERSWLAFNERVLELAEDPATPILERANFLAIFASNLDEFFMVRVAGLKRRIATGVATRSASGLQPREVLDLIWTRSRELMARHAACFQQDIAPDLSDEGIQLIRWPDLTEKEQARLFTFFRQRVFPVLTPLAVDPAHPFPYISGLSLNLAVVVRNPVSGHRHFARVKVPPLLTRFLEASPQRYVPIEDVIAAHLEELFPGMEVLAHHMFRVTRNEDLEVEEDDTENLLQALEKELMRRRFGPPVRLEVEESIDPYVLDLLVRELKVSDAEVYPLPGPLDLTGLFAIASLDRPELKFPKFIAGTHRDLAEVESASAPDIFAALRERDVLLHHPYDSFSTSVQAFLEQAAGDPDVLAIKQTLYRTSGDSPIVDALIDAAESGKQVLVLVEIKARFDEQANIKWARKLEEAGCHVVYGLVGLKTHCKLSLVVRQEGDTLRRYSHVGTGNYHPKTARLYEDLGLLTADPQVGADLSDLFNRLSGYSRRETYRRLLVAPKSLRDGLIARINKEITHHRAGRPAYVRFKVNSMVDEAIIDACYRAAQAGVPVDIWVRGICAIRPGVAGLSENIRVRSILGRFLEHSRIFAFGNGGEPEVWFGSADMMHRNLDRRIEALVRVTDPAHRAALSRLLETGMADTTSSWHLGPDGNWTRHATDADGQPLRHVQEMLIDARRRRRATP
- a CDS encoding inorganic phosphate transporter — its product is MDTFALIVTIGVALGFTYTNGFHDSANAIATSVSTRALTPRAALAMAAVMNLAGAFLGQGVAKTVSEGLIATPVGQKGMGILFAALVGAIIWNLITWYYGLPSSSSHALFGGMVGAALAGGTDVIWSGVLEKIVIPMFISPFVGLIVGYLVMVGIMWMFRNANPHKAKRGFRIAQTVSAAGMALGHGLQDAQKTMGIVVMALVIADIEGPNDEIPVWVKIACAVMLSLGTYAGGWRIMRTLGRKIIELDPPQGFAAETTGASIMFGSAFLFHAPISTTHVITSAIMGVGATKRVNAVRWGVAKNIILGWFITMPAAALVAALSYGAVLLLFG
- a CDS encoding CHAD domain-containing protein: MRRPDQQTTTRPTSDPAPGTGTDATVDAPPDGTTRATSPPDGTTAPGHPAGPGPSGTSPAGPGPSGTGPAAARAAAGHPAGDLTTEAVLAPYLRGQAADFLRSLRLHHEHSAPAESGGHDAAAAIRALRRAARRISGSLHTFRAALDPHWADQLRAELAWLSGVLAREHAYAGRLTRLVEALHQLSGPALPAARGARAAGEAAASDAQGRAALGVGAARAGALLERRLTLARTRSHSAALQALGSSRFHAVADAVALLASDVPLAPGTTARTAEALLEPAERAEQRLLAAVAALPPADSEPYNEAQDAAWHQARLLLRLHRYAHEVVLGAASPALASCGHALDLHRDAVEAAAAAAAAARTPRIAPATAYALGVLHADQRHEVEAARAVFRETWPYATALTAP
- a CDS encoding DUF47 domain-containing protein, giving the protein MRFRLTPRETSFYDMFSASADNIVTGSKLLMELLGADSASRVEIAERMRAAEHAGDDATHAIFHQLNSSFITPFDREDIYNLASSLDDIMDFMEEAVDLVVLYQVQELPKGVEQQIEVLARAAELTAEAMPGLRTMDNLTEYWIEVNRLENQADQIHRKLLAHLFNGKYDAMDVLKLKQIVDALEEAADAFEHVANTVETIAVKES
- the pstB gene encoding phosphate ABC transporter ATP-binding protein PstB yields the protein MAKRIDISGLTAYYGSHKAIEDISMTVEPRSVTAFIGPSGCGKSTFLRTLNRMHEVTPGGRVEGKVLLDDEDLYASNVDPVTVRRTVGMVFQRPNPFPTMSIFDNVAAGLRLNGSYRKSELNDVVEKSLRGANLWNEVKDRLNKPGSGLSGGQQQRLCIARAIAVEPQVLLMDEPCSALDPISTLAIEDLIGELKERFTIVIVTHNMQQAARVSDRTAFFNLAAVGKPGRLIEIDETERIFSNPSVQATEDYISGRFG
- a CDS encoding metal-sensitive transcriptional regulator, producing the protein MTTTGTGAEAGITGTEAADAAAPDPGATAAPVDIVTDHDRGIHGYHHQKDEHLKRLRRIEGQIRGLQRMVDEDVYCIDILTQVSASTKALQSFALQLLEEHLRHCVADAAVKGGEEIDAKVEEATKAIARLLRT